TCTCTAATGTAGAATGCAGGTAAAAATGCTCTAATGCAGCTAAAAATGTTGCAAGCTGTGCATGGATTTACCTTCTTTGATTGAAGTAGTCAAGGCCATCAAATTTCCTGAAGAACACGATGGCCTGGTGGTCATTTCAGCATTAAAGGATTCCTTTGTAGGAAAAGATCTTCTTCCTGGCTGTGGAGAACATCCTTCTGATTTCACTTGTACCACAAGATTCTTTTTAGGGCTAAGATAAAAAGATAAATCAGTATTTCTGATAATTACAATAACATAGTAATTATTTTATCAAACAACAAGCTGTTTTCTTTGCACTGATGTTTTAAAGGTACTTCACTATAAACTCTCTGAACTTCTGTCACAGGTACAAGGAAGGCTCTTTTTTGAGCAAATTCCATAGATGTCATCAGACTTTACTGTTGTATTTTTTAAGGACAACAGAGCTAAGAGTtacatgaagaaagaaaatctcttcAATAGTTTAAACACAAATTgcaaaaatgaacacaaattccttttccagcccccCTACCTTGTTGCTGGAACTGCCTGAGAAAGgtgtttatttctttcacaGTTCTGAAGTCGTGTTCTTAATTCATTCATTTCTGCATCCTTGAACTGCAGCTCGGAGTGCAAGGACTGTAACTGAAAGAGGAGTTCAGGACACTTTTACTGTTACCAGTTTAGAAATGGTGAAACTGCAGAGCAACTGAGTTACCATGAGAGCTCCAGATCAGGATCTACTTACTGTAAACTCCAAGATCTCAGTTTTTAGGAATGTTAGTCCAATTAACACTATCTGAGAACCAAAGGCAAGAAGCCTTTGTGAGTGGCTAAGACAGAGCAAGTGCCACGCAGAGCATGGCTCCAGGGAGGCTGCAACTGCACAGCCAACTGGACAAAAGCAGCCACTGTCCTCTTCAGGGCTTGCACAGAGATGACTGCAATAGGAATAGCAATCTGATCAGAACCACAAAGCATGTTGTGTCACATTTCCTCACTCTAAAATACATTCCAATAGCAATGTTCTCGGAATGGCTTCAAAAAAGCAATAAGTAAATTAAAAACCTCTACCACCTGAATTTCACTGCTTTATTTTGGCAGGGGAAAACCCTCAATGAgctcttaaaaatgttttcttctaggtaagaaaataaaagcaagcatTGTGGAAATTTCACACAAATGTTCTTCCTTTGACTAAATGGTCTGTGTAATGGTCTGCAGGTAACTGACATAGTTACAAACCTTTTTGGAgaactctttttctttctcacttaaaatctgaattttttgctGTTCCAGTAGCAGGTATGATCTTTTCTGTTCCTCCATAGCACACTCCATCTGCTGCATTGAGTCACgcagaattttaatttctccatttttagtGAGAATTTCATCCTGCATTTCTTTCAGCTGCAAACAGAGGAATTCCATTAAAGGATGGATATAGCCAAAAGTATATATTTGCATCAGTATATATATGTGGTTGAAAATTAGGTGTGTTTGTAATTTCTAGGGAGAAAAATGCTCCTGGTAACCCAGCTCTACACGTTGCCTCTAATCTTTCTCTGATTAAATCAGGCTCAGCTACTGTTTTCTTtaacataattaaaaatgacaagacaatccttctctttccccttctctgcaatgttttgggtttgttttttttcagctgttctaGTCACACACATCAATAATTTATTCATTATGTGGATGATAACCGTGATAATTTAATTATACTACTACATCCATTAGGACGGACAACAAGCACTCTAAGGCAAGGTACCACCCCAGACATTATCTTCATGACATTGAGTCTCTAATTTTTTCTCAGCAGCCACCACCACTCAGAGACaagatttttgagggaaaataaagaagttattcagaaaaacaagaagagaaGATCAGAAAGACACTTCTCTACAactgtaaaattattatttaatgtgGTATTTAACATGGAGATTCCCTGATAAAGGTGGATGTAATAGAGCTGGGAAAGATacagagaagggagaaagggaaacagAGTATCTTTCCATAAATGATCACCAGAAGGCGAAGTAACAAAGTCACTTAAATCTCAGGTCACTTTTTCAAATCTTTTAAATTGAACAAAACAACTCTGACTGACAGGgcagagaaattatttgatAGGGaacaaataaaactgaaaaattagcATTTGCTAATCTGAAATGACCAAGAAATAGTCTGTCTTTAGTATTACCAGAGCTGTTTCTAGTATAATGATTTTAACACAGCCCTGGATTACAAAGATTATTGATCACCTTGATTAGAATTAAATGCTTGCAACTGGATTTATCCCACCTTTCAGTTATTCCTATcaaaaatgtgatatttagAGGAGAGGGGAGGATATTTCCAACCTTCTGTTTGACTTCTTcatgctgtgcctgcagcacttCAAACTGGAATGTATCTCTCATCAGACCAtcttctgctctgcttcctgctgcagggaaaagccAAAATCTGAAGCACAGATGATAAATGTACATCACTGGTGACTCAACACCAAGGTTTTGTTATTTGTCACTGCATACAGCTGAATATCTTAGTATTTTACTGTCATTACCAACAGGTAAGCTGCCTCATCTAACAACCTCAGGGACTTTGCTAGTGCTTGTGCATCAATTCTTATAACAGGACCCCTGCCCCTTCAAAATTctaatcacagaatggtttgggttgaaaggaaccttaaagatcaacTTATATCTTAAACCACCAAGATGACCCACAGCAAAAGCAAGCATTTCTTCTGAGATAACTTCAGTTAATGCACAAACAAGGGTTCACTGGAGACTTGTTCACCTGGTGAGGTGACTGATGTCAGGGTTGCTAAAACATACTTAGATTATTCAAGCCCTTAAGCTTCATTATGAAGAAAcccctgcttttgtttctttcaaagtAAACCTGGAAATCAGCTGTTAATACAAGGCATGCTATGCATTTATTAGGAGAAattaagaggggaaaaaaaaatctgaaagccAACATGCTACCAGAATATGATACCTAAAGCATGGTGAAAGTTCAGAAAActcggggttttttttatttggcagGTTTAACATGCAGCACTCCTATCCCAGGCTGGCACTACCCCACACAGACACCCAGAGCAGGCACGGTGAGATCAGTGCAGTGATTCTGCCTGCTGGGAGTGTCACCCTCGTCATTCCTCCCAATCCCAACCATCCCTCTGACACCGGGGGGCACGGCGGGCTGGTGGCCAGGGGAACCGGCAGCAGCAATTCCCTGaaggaactacaacaaagatGGAGCAAATCTATTTACAAGAGCCTGTAGTGACGGGATAAGAGGGAGGGGCTTCAGGGTGACAGagatttaggttagatattagcAAGAAATTCTTCACCGTGAGGaaggtgaggccctggcacggagtgcccagagaagctgtggctgcccctgatCCCTGGCaatgtccaaagccaggctggatggggcttggagcggataatggaaagtgtccctgcccacggcagggggtGGCAttctttaaggtcccttgcACTCCAGGCCATTCTGTAGCTCCTAAAGGGACAGCAAACCCTTTGGCAGCAGCGGGGCAGTGAGAGACAGCCGCCGGGACACACCGACCTTGCCGCCCGGCCCGGGGCAGCTCCGGAGCTCCCCACGCGTGTCCCGCGGGCGGATCCTGCGACAGCGCCTGCGAGGCCAGGATGTCGATCTGCTCCAAATCGTCCGCCGTGAAGTCATCACTGTCCCCGAAGGGATCCACGATCCCGATCACGGCGCTCTTGGGGCGCTTGTGCGGGGGAAGGCCGCTCCGGagcgcgggcggggcggccgcagccccgctgtccccgcagaGCGCAGGGCCGCTCCGCTTGCGCGGCACGGGCAGCGCCGCCATGCCGCACCGGGACCCGCGGGGCCCACAcgccgcggggccgccccggccGCGTCCCCCCGCGCGCGCGGCGCCGCCCGCCAATCACCGCCAGGCAGCGGACCCGAAAAGCCAATGGGATGACGGCGGCTTCAGAGCCGGCTGTAAGCGCCGCCGCGATTGGCTGTGGGTAGCCGGCACACAAGCGCCGCGCTGattgggagggagggaggcgggaAGGCTCGTCCCCTCAGCGCCGTGAGGGGAGGCGGTGACGTCAAGCTGCGAGTGGTGACGTCAGACTGTGCGCGGTGACGTCACTATGAGGTTTGTCCCACCGATGTCACAGCTGGCTTCATCGCGGGCACGATGGCGTCACACCGCAGCTGGAGGGCACTGCTGGCCACAGGCACGACCGCCCTTGATAAACTGGGACCTCTAAAAATGTCCGGGAAGTGCAGTATTTGCAAAAGTCCTGTGCTAATCCCTCACTGCTAAATTACTGGCATTAACTTGCTTTTGTAATCATGGTTTGCCTGTATTAATGGTCGACTGAGAAATAGAGTTTCCAGCTCTGTATAACTCAGGTGGGTGTGAGGTCACAGCTATGTTTATAAACCTTTTAAGAGGACACTAGACCATAGTCTtacagcacatttttaaaacagggctactaattattttaatttttatcaatCAGGTTACAAATCCCTTGATGGTCTTTTAAGTGAAAACCACCGTGTTAGTGTCACATATTTCCAATTCTGTCAGAGAATTCTGATTTCTATTGTTCATTTCGCTATTTCCCATTCCATGCAGGAAAATCAGATTATCACTAGGGGGTCATTGTCTTTATCCACGCCCTGCATGAGCAGTGAGGAGCTAGCAAAGCCCGAAGAAAGCCCTGAGGgtcactgctccctgctgtgctccagtggCAGCAGGTGATCCCAATGGAACAGGTGGGAACAGCTCAGGTGCACACAAAAGGGGCAGCCTCAAAGGCAAGCTGCACTTGTGTCACTTCAGTTTTGAGGTGCTGCTtgaaggtttatttttgtttcccaatAAGTTGTTTTACAGTTATGTACCAAACTGGGGAAATTGTGGGTAGGTTTGATGCTCAAAACACTGAATGTACCATTATTTATGCTTGGAATTATGTTGTTCTCCCTCTAGTGGGAACGGCAACATAATGTTTGTAGTCTAGCCATAAAGAAAAGTTACTTCTTGCTTTTAACAATTTCTTTATGTTTAGACAGAGATGCTTTGAGGAGATggagttaaaaacaaaattgtttgTTTAGTTTAAAACCTCTCCTGGCAATTCCTAGCGCTCTGTTTCCATTGTTTATCTCCGTATTGAGAGCTTAATTTAAGTAATCTTAGGGAACTTGATTCAGATGTTACTTGTTCTTAATTCTggattttggctttttgttgttttttattgtttgttttttgggcctttttttttcctaataaattaATAGCATTGTGCTAGtattagtatttttctttattgctgcttttaaataaCAGTATACTGTTTGAGTGATATACCTTCAGTTTTACTTTCTCCTTCTAGCTGAAGTTGAGGAAAAATAGAATAGTAGAACACTTGcacaaactttatttttttaacaagattAACTAAGATACCAATTCTGTTTTCCTCTATCAGGTGCTCCTGCTAAAGAGAAAATGACTTGCAGAGgatcagaataaaaacaaagtaaGTCTGAGATACAGAATCAGCTTTAAATACAGCTGCCTTTTGGGCAGGGGGATGAAAGTCAAACAGTTACATATCTGCTGATTTCTCACCTTTCTGTGCCTTGCTTATGTTGAGCCTTTAATCTGAAACCCCCTGAGGAGAACACAAGAAATCAAAGTGTGGCTTTAGCCCTACCTGAAACGGTGACATCTTTTGATTGTTATAGCCAgaatttcttgtttcatttgAGTATTCCTCTTATGACTAAGACATCCAGGTGTCAGCCCTCAATCCACATGAGCAGTTTTAGCATTGCCATTTGAGTCTTACAATACTTTTTGCTatctttcatttgctttccGCTCTTACCATTATTTTAGTCTCTCACATGCAAGTTAAAACCAGGGCCCTTAATGTCTGTCTTGGCTTTAGCAGTATCTTGTTTGACTGACTCAAGAGTAACATCACTGGGATAACTGGGAATTTGGGTGCACACACTGTGGAAGGGGGTAGCTCTTCAGCACAATTAAACATTAAGTTTAATAACTTCTGTGTGGATTTGGACAGTTCTTAGTGCTGCTAATGGTACGTTCATTCTAAATGCTAGGAAGGATTCCATAACTCCAATGCAAGTGTTGTTTTTGTCCCTTACTTCAATGAAACTGGACATGAATGTGTTTTGTGTTCTGATTCTCAAAACACGGAATAAATCAAAACAGAAGTAAGGGGATGACTGAATCAGTCCAGCTTCCAGCAGAGATTGCTTTTTTAGCTTAATTCCTAAAGTATGAGGTACTGAAACACAAATAGGACTTCAGTGAAAATTTGTTCTAACAAAATAGCATCTTGATCCAGACCTGAGAGTTGGTTAGGAGAGGAATGGTCTGAGTTTTGGGCACTGTCAAGAGTTTCATCATTTGCTGCTAGATGGAAAGGAAATCCCACACTTCAAGGGTGACTTCGGAGCTCTGTGTCTGAGTGGAGAGGGGTCTTTagtctgtgctgctcctgagtCCTGAAAAACGAGAGCAAAGAGGGAACGAGGCAGGAAACCGGCGCTGTGTGCCTGGAAAACCGCTGGCATGGAGTTGACGGTGGGACgagaggagctgggcagggtttgACGCGGGGGCAGAGCGCGGCCGCGCGTCCCACCCGTTATTTCCGTTGGGTCAGCGAGCGGCGGGGCCGCGTCCGGCCGGGGCCACCGAGCGCCGTCCGTGTGCCGGGCCGTCCGTGTGCCGGGCCGTCCGTGTGTCCGCGCCGGTCCCGCCCCGCCGCCAGCACAACAAACCCGCCCCGTCCCGCCCGCGCCGTGCGGCTGCTGCGCGGAGCCGCCCCCGGCCGCGGGGTTCGGGCCGGGCCGTCGGCGCtgccagcggggccggggcggacATGAGGACCGAGATCTCCACGGCGGCCGCGTTCGTGACCCGCCTCCTGCGGGCCGCCGGCGGGGTGGGCGAGGAGCAGCTGCGGTGCTTCCGCGAGTGCCTGCAGGAGGCGATGCGCGGTGAGTGCCGGGGGCAtccctcccctccatcccttcatGGCATCCCCTGtatcccctccatcccctgtacccctccatccctccctcacCGCGCGGGGTCCGGCGGAGCGCAGCCCCGCGCAGAAGCTCCTCTTTGTTCCTTTCCGCAGAGCACTACAAGCACCACTGGTTCCCCCTGGTGCCCTCCAAGGGCTCCGGCTACCGCTGCATCAGGATCAACCATAAGATGGACCCCTTGATAGGAAAGGCGGCGGGGATGATCGGACTGAGCCACGAGAGGCTCTTCCAGCTCTTACCCAGCGAATTAACGCTGTGGGTCGACCCCTTCGAAGTGTCCTATCGCATAGGTGAGGATGGGTCTATCTGTGTGCTGTACGAAAGCCCCCAGCCTGGGGGAAAGGCGACCAAACAGCTGGAGAGCAGGACCAGCTGCAAAGAGGAGTGGAGAACTGGCAGATCCAGCCCTTCCAAGAGTTACAACATGATGACGGTTTCCAGCTAAAAACAGCTCTTCCCTGTACGATGTTGTATGTATCCCAACCTCATGGCAAAGTTAGATGTAACTGAgctcttttgttttttagttattttcttCACCCTTTCGTCATTAAAGTCGTGGTAGTACTGCCAAGTTCTTTGTGGCCAAGGGCTAAATGTATAGAGCAGTTCTTTACACTGCATGTTCCTTTCTGGGTTGTGTCCTGTAAATGCACTGTACAGTCGGTGGGTTGTTTTACACATTTATATTTTCGAGAAAGTTTTGCCTATTTGTAATAAAAAGCAATATTGTAGCACTCTTTATGATGGGTTTTAGTCAAAATTAGTACTTgctagaaaaaattaaaatctgcaaTTTGCAGAGCAATAACACAAAGTGAGGAGGGGCTAGGAAACAGATCTGACAAactgaacagaaatatttccagtgattTGTCTGCACAGACTTCTCTCAGGGTCATTCAAGTTTGACTGTGAGGcacaaatcacagaaataactctttatttttcctctttcaaagcATGCAGTTTTTGGGGACTGGGTTCCATCACACCCCAATATTTCAGCAAAAAGAAGTGGGGAATTAGTTGTCTTGTCATTTCTAGTTATGggagtagaaaaataaatacttgctTAAAATGCTTCAgacttgttttggttttttgttttgtccccCCCAGGCTTTTAACATTGCTCTCAAAGCTTACTCTATGCATTTGTAATAATTGCAGAAAGCTTTGTAAAGAGGTGTAGTGGTGAACATCAATCTTTATTTCAGATCACAACAAAACACTCAGCTTTGGGAAAGCTTGCTGGCTACCTGTCTTCAGCTGAATAATATCTGTGTACAGCTGGATGGGGTTTTTGGTGCTGAATGGAAGCAAATGTACTCTTCTAATATTTGATATATTGCAAAAATCTCACAACCAACTTGAGTTTATAAGGAAATGGAGTTTGGGTTTAAAATTGCAACTTTACACCGTGTAGGAAGCTTGAGTGAAAATGATCATCAGTACTGTAACTACCTTGGTTTTTCTGGAAGGTAAatccttctgtttctggcttTGAGTTCCTTGTTTTTGTCAGGGTCTCTAATACCAGTTGGGTGCAAGTTTTAGTGAAGGTATCAAATACAATAGATTTGATGTAATAACAAAACTTCCTGTTGCTGCTTTATGTGGATTCTCAGTGTTGCTATCCCAGTAAAGGATTTAATTTGCAGGTATTGTGATTCCTATTCTAAGAAGCACTGGTTTTTTATTCAGCCACAGAAGGCTGCCTGGCATTGCTGATTTCTGTAGCCTGGTGCTGGAGCACAGTTGAACACTTGATGAAAGGGAGCTTTGTCTGGTGTGAGTATGTCAGCAAAAAATCCCTTCTTGTGCTGTGTCAATAACATGGTAGAACATACAGTGAGGGAAGGGGCAAGTCTGGGCAAACTGCAAAGGGCAGAACTCCAGCTCACAAAgaggttttttctttgtttgcctTGGAAAAAGCTGTGCCTTGCCTCTTGCTCTTTGCTCATTATCTCGGAGGCAGGCTTTTCTAGTGGTATTTGTTTAATCTGGAAGAAATGC
This genomic interval from Catharus ustulatus isolate bCatUst1 chromosome 13, bCatUst1.pri.v2, whole genome shotgun sequence contains the following:
- the LOC117002601 gene encoding protein BTG1-like; amino-acid sequence: MRTEISTAAAFVTRLLRAAGGVGEEQLRCFRECLQEAMREHYKHHWFPLVPSKGSGYRCIRINHKMDPLIGKAAGMIGLSHERLFQLLPSELTLWVDPFEVSYRIGEDGSICVLYESPQPGGKATKQLESRTSCKEEWRTGRSSPSKSYNMMTVSS